The following coding sequences lie in one Heyndrickxia oleronia genomic window:
- a CDS encoding DUF3951 domain-containing protein: MAYVYTLFVILVIGYVVYRIYKKNSSSSNRYTPYDDITMGNKIDVKHDSPTEDTKHIIQYDEKVENDKTV, encoded by the coding sequence ATGGCTTATGTCTATACTTTATTCGTTATTTTGGTAATTGGATACGTAGTTTATCGAATCTATAAGAAGAACTCATCATCGTCAAATAGATATACACCATATGATGACATAACAATGGGAAACAAAATCGATGTGAAACATGATAGTCCAACAGAAGACACTAAGCACATTATCCAATACGATGAAAAAGTAGAGAATGATAAAACTGTCTAA